One segment of Spiroplasma kunkelii CR2-3x DNA contains the following:
- a CDS encoding DNA polymerase III subunit delta': MDNLFTKNDVEKMTLFKNLILKNNLLNQLLISCNNKVKLEKFTTEVIKFLLCFKKQEVDCECDICHRINNKTYYDLKIKGDFETTIKKEEIQEIIQTFNYSALEQTGIKVYVINGIDLLTLEAANSLLKFLEEPSKNTYAFLLTTNKTNVIDTIKSRCLNIILENTTDLLEVDDFKNEFISTFFNNFASNSINNFIHMRQLNNYDSVECRQFFLAIANVLKKKEWEKYQITNQDLIQKLNHKNSKLIEICYTIANLLLENLNKELILEKGFIDWYNEV; this comes from the coding sequence ATGGATAATTTATTTACAAAAAATGATGTTGAGAAAATGACACTATTTAAAAATTTAATTTTAAAAAATAATTTATTAAATCAACTTTTGATTTCTTGCAATAATAAAGTTAAATTAGAAAAATTTACAACAGAAGTTATTAAATTTTTATTGTGTTTTAAAAAACAAGAAGTAGATTGTGAATGTGATATTTGTCACCGCATTAATAATAAAACTTATTATGATTTAAAAATTAAAGGTGATTTTGAAACAACAATCAAAAAAGAAGAAATTCAAGAAATTATTCAAACATTTAATTATTCTGCGTTAGAACAAACAGGAATAAAAGTATATGTTATTAATGGTATTGATTTATTAACATTAGAAGCGGCTAATTCATTATTAAAATTTTTAGAAGAGCCTAGTAAAAATACATACGCTTTTTTGTTAACAACTAATAAAACAAATGTTATTGATACTATTAAATCACGTTGTTTAAATATTATTTTAGAAAATACAACTGATTTATTAGAAGTTGATGATTTTAAAAATGAATTTATTTCTACCTTTTTTAACAATTTTGCAAGTAACTCGATAAATAACTTTATTCATATGCGTCAGTTAAATAATTATGATAGTGTTGAATGCCGCCAATTTTTTTTAGCAATTGCTAATGTTTTAAAAAAGAAAGAATGAGAAAAATATCAAATTACAAATCAAGATTTAATTCAAAAACTAAATCATAAAAATAGCAAGTTAATTGAAATTTGTTATACTATTGCCAATTTATTATTGGAAAATTTAAATAAAGAATTAATTTTAGAAAAGGGATTTATTGATTGATATAACGAGGTGTAA
- a CDS encoding tRNA1(Val) (adenine(37)-N6)-methyltransferase, protein MKVLNDLLDYEGIKINQRTDMFNFSLDTVLLARFATLNTKIKNILDIGTNNAVIPLILSTLTSAPITGIELQKEAVQLAEENVALNHKIEQIKIIHNDINEYIKTNANVKYNLIVCNPPFFKVNGAKLNEKNKLLIPARHETDVTLEEIIFAVKKLVANRGYFAIIHRTTRLLEITALLIKYGFNIKRLQFIHPFVESKANNVLIEARFQSGAGLIVEKPIIVHNKNYHYTEQVLKLFRK, encoded by the coding sequence GTGAAAGTTTTAAATGATTTATTAGATTATGAGGGAATTAAAATTAACCAACGAACTGATATGTTTAATTTTTCATTGGATACAGTCCTACTGGCTCGTTTTGCAACATTAAATACAAAAATAAAAAATATTTTAGATATTGGTACTAATAATGCGGTAATTCCGTTAATTTTATCAACTTTAACTTCAGCACCAATTACTGGCATTGAATTGCAAAAAGAAGCTGTACAATTAGCAGAGGAAAATGTTGCATTAAATCATAAAATTGAACAGATTAAAATTATTCATAATGATATTAATGAATATATTAAAACTAATGCTAATGTTAAATATAATTTAATTGTCTGTAATCCTCCATTTTTTAAAGTTAATGGAGCAAAATTAAATGAAAAAAATAAATTATTAATTCCAGCACGCCATGAAACAGATGTCACATTAGAAGAGATTATTTTTGCTGTTAAGAAATTAGTTGCAAATCGAGGGTATTTTGCAATTATTCATCGTACAACAAGATTATTAGAAATTACTGCATTATTAATTAAGTATGGTTTTAATATTAAACGCCTACAATTTATTCATCCTTTTGTAGAAAGTAAAGCAAATAATGTTTTAATTGAAGCTCGTTTTCAAAGTGGGGCAGGCCTTATTGTTGAAAAACCAATCATTGTTCATAATAAGAATTATCATTATACAGAACAAGTTTTAAAATTATTTCGAAAATAG